A window of the Branchiostoma floridae strain S238N-H82 chromosome 12, Bfl_VNyyK, whole genome shotgun sequence genome harbors these coding sequences:
- the LOC118428024 gene encoding cytochrome P450 3A29-like, with protein sequence MLDLLPFSPTWVLVGLCVVLVYLYMVWPYSTFKKLGIPNPKPYPLFGNYLEYGKGANLFDKECYEKYNKVYGYFEGRTPNLMVGDLELIKEITVKEINKFTNRRTFDGQGDIFDNALTSLKDTDWKRVRSAITPTFSSGKLKQMAAQVERCADGLVANLAENQKTGMEFDMKRLAGAFTMDVISSTGFGVDVDSLHNPDHPLVTSAKSFFEFNFYNPMIIILFLFPSLGGILERLGFTFFSKKALNYFSEAVDTAVSMRGSEPNGTRPVDLLQLLLQAHNEELDKKVPNDAAKHGISSIEIKGNAIIMWVAGYETTANTLSLTTYNLALHPEVQEKVHAEIAALLEKREKLDYEAVNDLPYLDMCISETLRMYPAAQRFDRICKEDTEVKGLHIPAGMIVNIPVYAIHYDAELWPEPEKFKPERFTKEEKESRDPYAYLPFGSGPRNCVGMRLAQLELKFALAKMLQKFRFVTCDK encoded by the exons ATGTTGGACCTCCTGCCTTTCTCCCCCACCTGGGTGCTGGTAGGACTGTGTGTGGTGTTGGTTTACCT GTACATGGTGTGGCCTTACTCCACCTTCAAGAAGCTGGGAATCCCAAACCCGAAGCCTTACCCGCTGTTTGGAAACTACCTGGAATATGGGAAG GGAGCCAACCTGTTCGACAAGGAATGCTACGAGAAGTACAACAAAGTCTATGG gTACTTCGAAGGCAGGACACCAAACCTGATGGTCGGTGACCTGGAGCTCATCAAGGAAATCACGGTGAAGGAGATCAACAAGTTCACCAACCGAAGG ACTTTTGACGGTCAAGGGGATATCTTTGACAATGCTCTGACCAGCTTAAAGGACACGGACTGGAAAAGGGTCCGGAGTGCCATCACCCCTACCTTCAGCTCCGGGAAGCTCAAACAG ATGGCGGCGCAGGTCGAGCGATGCGCGGATGGGCTAGTGGCGAACCTGGCGGAGAATCAAAAGACGGGGATGGAGTTTGACATGAAGCG TCTTGCCGGTGCCTTCACCATGGACGTGATCTCCAGTACTGGATTCGGAGTGGATGTCGACTCCCTGCACAACCCGGACCATCCTCTGGTCACCAGCGCCAAGTCGTTTTTCGAGTTCAACTTCTACAACCCTATGATCATCATACTAT TCTTATTCCCGTCGCTTGGCGGGATCCTGGAACGGCTGGGGTTTACCTTCTTCTCGAAGAAGGCTTTGAACTACTTCAGCGAGGCGGTGGACACGGCCGTCAGCATGAGAGGGAGCGAGCCGAATGGGACG AGACCAGTGGACCTCCTTCAGCTGTTGCTACAAGCTCACAACGAAGAACTGGACAAGAAG gTACCCAACGACGCCGCGAAGCACGGGATCTCCTCTATTGAGATCAAAGGGAACGCCATCATCATGTGGGTTGCCGGGTACGAGACTACAGCCAACACCCTGTCCCTCACAACCTACAACCTGGCCCTGCACCCGGAGGTGCAGGAGAAAGTCCACGCGGAGATTGCTGCTCTGCTGGAGAAACGC GAGAAGCTGGACTACGAGGCTGTCAACGACCTGCCTTACCTGGACATGTGTATCAGCGAGACCCTGAGGATGTACCCTGCCGCACAGAG GTTTGACCGCATTTGCAAGGAGGATACGGAGGTGAAGGGTCTACACATCCCGGCCGGCATGATCGTGAATATTCCCGTCTATGCGATCCACTATGACGCAGAACTCTGGCCCGAACCCGAGAAGTTCAAACCTGAGAG GTTCACCAAGGAGGAGAAGGAGTCACGTGACCCGTACGCCTACCTCCCGTTCGGCTCCGGACCCAGGAACTGTGTGGGCATGCGCCTCGCTCAACTGGAGCTCAAGTTTGCTCTGGCCAAAATGCTGCAGAAGTTTCGTTTCGTTACCTGCGACAAG
- the LOC118428023 gene encoding ankyrin repeat and SOCS box protein 6-like: MAQGFGERMKMLRLAEDVLEAMKKSVEENCDKSDKDKDLKEFDSLLKESSGEKHFSESAGYVLHHAAYHNLPAWGERLLKHGAKVNYQEPEKEDTPLHRAVENGNLEMVDLLIKYGADINMQNKEGTAPIHVAVSRHGLSGCLQSLISSGADLQLIETSSELSPLGKALDEWVVQPHPTNNLQQIRLLLESGCDVTKVEKEPGDATAFSFILTEMSRGQLEVDAAYKLVELLLEHGMDPDATDAEFFTLLYYSTLDNRHNIPPGSLGG, from the exons ATGGCACAAGGATTTGGAGAAAGGATGAAGATGCTAAGGCTTGCTGAAGACGTTCTTGAAGCGATGAAGAAAAGTGTAGAGGAGAATTGTGACAAGAG CGACAAAGACAAGGACCTTAAGGAGTTTGACAGCCTGTTGAAGGAGTCTTCAGGTGAGAAGCACTTCTCGGAGTCTGCCGGATACGTCTTACACCACGCTGCTTACCACAACCTGCCGGCCTGGGGCGAGAGACTTCTTAAACATGGCGCCAAGGTCAACTATCAAG AGCCAGAGAAGGAGGACACTCCCCTGCACAGAGCAGTGGAGAATGGGAACCTGGAGATGGTGGATCTGCTCATCAAGTATGGGGCAGACATCAACATGCAGAACAAG GAAGGTACAGCTCCCATCCATGTAGCAGTATCCAGACATGGCCTGTCCGGCTGTCTACAGAGTCTGATATCCTCCGGTGCTGACCTACAGCTGATCGAGACCAGCTCGGAGCTCAGTCCACTGGGGAAGGCCCTGGATGAGTGG GTTGTCCAGCCACACCCCACCAACAACCTTCAGCAGATCCGGCTGCTGCTGGAGTCCGGCTGTGATGTCACCAAGGTGGAGAAGGAACCCGGCGACGCCACAGCCTTCTCCTTCATCCTTACAGAGATGTCACGTGGGCAACTGGAG gtcgatgccgcgtaCAAACTCGTGGAGCTCCTGCTGGAACACGGGATGGACCCGGACGCGACAGATGCAGAGTTCTTCACGCTCCTGTACTACTCGACACTCGACAATAGACATAACATTCCTCCTGGCAGCTTgggaggctga
- the LOC118428182 gene encoding uncharacterized protein LOC118428182, giving the protein MDPDATDAEFFTLLYYSTLGLDDYFPLVRLLLNYGADPLINTSLRATKYEWIVVALLDCTSDQVTDNADMRDFGPARRMLQLLIDGVDRFRWSEEMEKKLEGMKEEFFSENSEEDGEMTESKDALVKLCDWLRSVGQNPRELKHLARCQVRKSLGRKGIFKGVRGLNLQEDISSYLLIKS; this is encoded by the exons ATGGACCCAGACGCGACGGACGCGGAGTTCTTCACGCTCCTGTACTACTCCACGCTCGGACTCGACGACTACTTCCCATTGGTCAGGCTCCTGCTGAACTACGGCGCCGACCCGCTCATCAACACCTCGCTGAGAGCAACGAAGTACGAGTGGATCGTGGTGGCCTTGCTGGACTGCACGTCAGACCAG GTGACAGACAATGCAGACATGAGGGACTTCGGTCCAGCAAGGAGGATGCTGCAGCTGCTCATCGATGGTGTGGACCGCTTCAGGTGGAGTGAGGAGATGGAGAAGAAGCTGGAGGGAATGAAGGAGGAGTTCTTCAGCGAGAACTCAGAGGAGGATGGAGAGATGACCGAGAGCAAGGATGCCCTGGTGAAGCTCTGCGATTGGCTGAGGTCGGTCGGGCAGAACCCGCGGGAGCTGAAGCATCTTGCGAGATGCCAGGTGAGGAAGTCCTTGGGAAGGAAGGGCATCTTCAAGGGCGTACGGGGCCTTAACCTACAGGAAGACATCAGCAGTTACTTACTGATCAAGTCTTGA
- the LOC118428134 gene encoding collectin-10-like, with product MPRDAETNAYLTTIHEAMAVYSGFWIGLSDQHEEGVFKWVDGTALGEYNDWDSGEPNDYGEHKDCVLHMVRGTWVDATCQVPARFICQVVPVVTCSKTADELSPLLQE from the exons atgccccgagacgccgagACCAACGCCTACCTGACTACGATACACGAAGCCATGGCCGTCTACTCCGGATTCTGGATCGGCCTGTCCGATCAACATGAAGAGGGGGTCTTCAAGTGG GTGGATGGTACTGCACTAGGAGAGTACAACGACTGGGATTCCGGCGAACCAAACGATTACGGTGAGCACAAGGACTGTGTTCTCCACATGGTGCGGGGCACATGGGTCGATGCGACATGCCAAGTTCCCGCTCGCTTCATCTGCCAAGTTGTTCCag TGGTGACGTGTAGCAAGACCGCCGACGAGCTTTCTCCACTGCTCCAAGAATAG
- the LOC118427942 gene encoding methylosome subunit pICln-like, translating into MVVLTNLPPPTEGVRHTEKNTVAVVGEKNLGDGTLYIAESCVAWTNPGGEGFNLQYPSISLHAVSRDQTAFPQQCLYIMLDSDITDKEPSPADTGSGDEEEEEENQADMTEVRFIPQDNTALDPMFQAMSGCQMLHPDPEDLDSDEEEYEEDGCGDAEYFEDAEGFEHLTEEGRATLAHLESVIQVPGVGNGQAGEFSQTMGGVHGELNGRDDDDTTQPTEPMEVGQFDDADPEK; encoded by the exons ATGGTGGTTCTGACCAACTTGCCGCCTCCCACAGAAGGCGTGAGGCACACGGAGAAGAACACGGTCGCTGTCGTCGGCGAGAAGAACTTGGGAGACGGAACTTTGTACATTGCAGAGAG TTGTGTAGCATGGACCAATCCCGGCGGAGAGGGGTTCAACCTACAGTACCCGTCCATATCCCTCCACGCCGTGTCTCGAGACCAGACAGCGTTTCCACAGCAGTGTCTCTACATCATGCTAGACTCTGACATCACAG ATAAGGAGCCCAGCCCAGCAGATACAGGGTCAGGTGacgaggaggaagaagaagaaaaccaaGCTGACATGACGGAGGTCAGGTTCATCCCCCAGGACAACACAGCAT TGGACCCCATGTTCCAGGCCATGAGTGGATGTCAGATGTTACACCCAGACCCGGAGGACCTGGACTCTGATGAAGAGGAGTATG AGGAGGATGGCTGTGGAGATGCTGAGTATTTTGAGGATGCGGAAGGGTTTGAACACCTGACTGAGGAGGGTCGGGCCACGCTGGCACACCTGGAGAGTGTCATACAGGTGCCAGGTGTGGGAAACGGACAGGCTGGGGAATTCTCACAAACCATGGGGGGTGTGCACGGTGAGCTGAATGGCAGAG ACGATGATGATACTACTCAGCCCACAGAGCCCATGGAGGTAGGGCAGTTCGACGATGCAGACCCCGAGAAGTGA